A window from Athalia rosae chromosome 5, iyAthRosa1.1, whole genome shotgun sequence encodes these proteins:
- the LOC105684152 gene encoding teneurin-m isoform X2 — MNYTQGKGRLYPAYSLSGSEGEENSPSLRGGRAYPSNSHPTNQVQHNHYNSNQHKQRAYQHPLFHVPGSGAGLSDTPTSGNASDETLTDSELTNLARDSTLLVHNGCLLDNVAPRGPPDVPPRNPTMSRLNGRLPGSHATSDHERDPDLEPSCLVRTPSGNFYNIPKIPKNEYNNKNQSTGNSPIKVELQNNMDRVTLPYGHGPSMIPMRRQSIRCQLRKGIDWCSWKLIAIVVIMLSLCLTAALTYVAASNMVHWSYQGTKGTVLVGETTESKPATAEANKTSSSRPRQQSSSGGNYRKYILDRVYLRKRRDTLNQHAPVSHKTFLQTSEAPLETQSIGEIYSSTPNDRAEQTDKAGTTTANYLHEDMSKSVHAELNGRKNDQVSGETSTLAPIVETRQSVGSSTPESVLSVNVSSSTNYSLDREKLTTSVSHSFQTASDLHDSSDNVPPKNSSKANKSSTEIDAPPMLRPNSDEDKITETSDTTDKNKSDVKVPSITEVVPEYMDMIVTKIGSSGTTFNNVYTSSSTSTNLDAQDKSTTDYPISINIDEKSNSGSFGMIVNDPSEKNKSENADLVLDNSRSVSKHIDPGDVSLSFGQDNIESVNTSAIHADTAKGTVEVLPVALPLVVSRVDSETGMNSSKTLEKLELQSKSAASVKESEISDKEKTRQEEKQIRTTVSNQDEKILSDSREKLNESEVLETPGVIKETRELSSEDSSSEFINGEGSSGDTPAEAEKSEELQRDYPVFSYGQDEIEIVKLRTDPIDAPMESKIVPNLATNEVKIEEAKNVPPTLTTKRKENLMIVNAGEEEFTEKIGDKIGQRGTDRSNNDDDDNNSVQHEDKSNQGSKSSNNPRNGPTLHETHETSQSINANSITSNTNIISEHPLSEQVHIVEVPRATEFQQQSRRVVVNVTIGTEEFAGPSEFKKASRPLYMLSVSVPTNGEINSFPGINISPIQLPAQPAMSSMMSNPSVVLEQTTTTRIPPPPQPPTTPPPSWGGECECSCPCMDSYEKDNFSEGLTASEEALLRDFENESFNSSYEETDLFNSSEDYSETNNNFTEIHNLEDLLEIEESTTESWLNSTDFTDTESTTDFSETTTEGYWCSGTTPLPPEPTILILEGARTFPARSFPPDGTTFAQVALGQRLSKEIPPYSYWNMQFYQSEAAYVRFDYNIPRGASIGVYARRNALPTHTQYDLLEVLSGFKARTSRASHQPSIKKEVTHYMEPGHWFLSLYNDDGDPQEVAFIAVVAEDMTHNCPNGCSGKGECLLGHCQCNPGFGGEDCSDSVCPVLCSQRGEYINGECQCNPGWKGKECSLRHDECEVPDCNGHGHCTNGKCNCVRGYKGKFCEEIDCPHPTCSGHGFCAEGTCICKKGWKGADCSQMDKEALQCLPDCSGHGNFDLETQTCLCEPMWSGDDCSKELCDLDCGPHGHCVDNACDCVPGWSGELCNMKQCDPRCNEHGQCKNGTCLCVTGWNGKHCTMEGCPNSCSGHGQCRVNGDAQWECRCYDGWDGTDCSVLLEQNCSDSRDNDKDGLVDCEDPECCANHHCRDSQLCVSAPKPIDILLRKQPPAITASFFERMKFLIDEGSLQNYARQETFNESVFWNHFNTSRSAVVRGRVVTALGTGLMGVRVSTSTPLEGFTLTRDDGWFDLLVNGGGAVTLQFGRSPFKPQSHIVFVPWNEVIIIDKIVMSTTDEKQISHIPHACAAHDYDLMKPVVLATWKHGFQGACPDKSAILAESQVIQESLQIPGTGLNLVYHSSRAAGYLSTIQLQLTPETIPPSLNLIHLRITIEGILFEKTFEADPIIKFTYAWNRLNVYRQRVYGVTTAMVKVGYEYIDCKDIIWDVQTTKLSGHDMSISEVGGWNLDIHHRYNFHEGILQKGDGSNIYLKHKPRVILTSMGDGHQRPLDCFDCDGQASKQRLLAPVALAAAPDGSIFVGDFNLVRKILVDGTVKTVVRLNATRVSYRYHIALSPLDGVLYISDPESHQIIRVRDTNDYSDPEHNWETVVGSGERCLPGDEAHCGDGALARDAKLAYPKGVAVSADNVLYFADGTNIRMVDRDGIITTVIGNHMHKSHWKPIPCEGTLNVEEVHLRWPTELAINPLDNSLHMIDDHMVLQLAPDGRVKVVAGRPLHCASPSTTFDTELATHATLVMPQSIGFGPAGDLYIAESDSQRINRVRVIGTDGKISPYAGAESKCNCLERGCDCFEADHYLASSSKFNTISAVAVSPDGIVHIGDQANYRIRSVMASIPDASGAREYEIYSPDTQEIYVFNRFGQHIATKNILTGETNYLFAYNVNTSNGKLSTVTDAAGNKVFLLRDYSSQVNSIENTKGQKCRLRMSRMKMLHELSTPDNYNVTFDYHGPTGLLKTKLDSTGRSYVYNYDEFGRLTSAVTPTGKVISLTFDLSVKGATVKIGQNNRKPVSMLIKGSSVVTKVGEAEQRTIVLGDGSVGRVTPWLHTVSTDTVPYSILAEIEPLLGESYPVPAKQRTEIAGDLANRFEWRYFLRRVQGNKNRGNAKAVAQVGRKLRINGENLLSLEYDRESNTVAVFMDDRVELLNVTYDRTARPVKWGPRNGIFAGVDLEYDRFSRLTSWTWGDISETYGFDRAGRLYEIKYSDGTAMIYAFKDMFSSLPLKVTTPRGSDYLLQYDEAGALQSLTTPRGHIHAFSLQTSLGFYKYQYYSPMNRHPYEILYNDDGQILAKVYPHQSGKVAYVYDHTGKLETTLAGLSSIHYTYQEATSLVRSIDVNEPNFEMRLEYKYHAGIVKDEKIKFGSKSGMDNAHYRYQYDGNARISGLEVDINGKELPQLRIKYNQNLGLLEGVSDLRIYRNTFNRSVMQDTSKQFFTITDYDDHGRIKTVLMNIRSLDVFRMELEYDNRNRIKMRKFNIGRESMMDKITYNADGHVLEVADTDNNWQYSYDENGNIIGVTEQNEKITLGYDSGDRVVQYGDVEFNSYDGRGFVVRRGEHKYRYNSRGQLIHAFEHDKFQIWYFYDDRGRLVAWNDDRGNITQYFYANPRTPDLITHVHFPKSSKTFRFLYDARDFLITVETSEQRFYVASDQNGSPLALFDTNGNLIKEMGRTPFGKIIKDTNPDFYLPIDFHGGLLDPNTRLVYLKKRLYDPAVGQWMTPAWEQMANKLTTPTDIFIYRFRNNDPINNKQNVEYMTDLPSWLMLYGYDVSAMLGSEYTKEMVYQPSATITSPQLTPEFGVMSGLQCIVNRVHEKFSDLGFVPKPLLKLEPKTRNLLPRVAHRRAVFGEGVLVSRVGGRALVSVVDGVNSVVQDVVTSVFNSSFFLPLHFSVHDQDVFYFVKDNALKIRDDMEELRRLGGMFNVSTHETTEHGAGTWKELRLHNPDAAVVIKYGADPEQERHRILKHAHKRAVERAWEIEKQLVAAGFQGRGDWTEEEKEELINHGDVDGYEGVDIHSVHRYPQLADDPGNVAFTRDTKRKRRKSGNRRNRIHRHDS, encoded by the exons AGTTACGCTACCTTACGGCCACGGGCCATCGATGATTCCCATGAGGAGACAGAGCATCAGATGTCAGCTACGCAAAGGCATTGATTGGTGCAGTTGGAAACTGATTGCCATCGTCGTGATCATGCTATCACTTTGTCTGACCGCGGCACTCACCTACGTTGCAG CCTCGAACATGGTGCACTGGTCTTACCAAGGCACGAAAGGCACGGTTCTCGTCGGTGAGACAACAGAATCAAAGCCGGCAACTGCGGAGGCAAATAAAACCTCGTCAAGCAGACCCCGACAGCAATCGTCATCGGGAGGTAATTACCGGAAATATATTTTAGATCGTGTGTATTTGCGCAAACGTAGAGATACTCTTAACCAGCATGCCCCGGTGTCGCACAAAACTTTCCTGCAAACCTCTGAAGCACCTTTGGAAACGCAAAGTATTGGCGAAATTTATAGTTCCACACCCAATGATCGAGCTGAGCAGACCGACAAAGCCGGGACAACAACGGCGAACTATTTGCATGAAGATATGAGTAAAAGTGTGCATGCTGAACTAAATGGGCGTAAAAATGACCAGGTTAGTGGCGAGACTTCGACTTTGGCTCCCATAGTCGAAACTAGACAATCAGTTGGATCGTCTACTCCAGAATCAGTGCTTTCTGTGAATGTCTCTAGCTCTACTAACTATTCTCTTGACCGTGAAAAACTCACTACTTCTGTCAGTCATTCTTTTCAAACTGCTTCGGACTTACACGATTCGAGTGATAACGTTCCTCCGAAAAACTCATCAAAAGCGAATAAGTCTTCGACTGAAATTGATGCTCCGCCGATGCTACGTCCGAATTCGGACGAAGATAAAATTACCGAGACTTCCGATACcacagataaaaataaatccgaTGTAAAAGTGCCTTCGATAACCGAAGTAGTACCTGAGTACATGGACATGATTGTAACGAAAATTGGTTCTTCGGGAACAACGTTCAATAATGTCTATACCAGTAGTAGCACCAGTACCAATTTAGACGCGCAAGATAAGTCCACTACAGATTATCCAATATCCATTAAcatagatgaaaaaagtaatagCGGGAGTTTCGGGATGATAGTTAATGAtccttcagaaaaaaataaaagtgaaaacgcAGATCTTGTTTTAGATAACTCTCGTTCGGTTAGTAAACATATAGATCCCGGTGACGTTAGTTTATCGTTTGGTCAAGATAACATCGAATCTGTAAATACATCCGCGATCCATGCAGACACTGCGAAAGGAACCGTCGAAGTTTTGCCTGTCGCTTTACCGTTGGTTGTAAGTCGCGTGGACAGCGAAACTGGTATGAATTCGAGTaaaactttggaaaaattagaactGCAATCGAAATCTGCGGCCAGTGTGAAAGAATCGGAAATATccgacaaagaaaaaactcgACAGGAAGAAAAGCAGATTAGAACAACCGTAAGCAAccaagatgaaaaaatcttgAGCGATTCCAGGGAGAAGTTGAATGAATCGGAAGTACTCGAGACTCCTGGAGTTATCAAGGAGACTCGAGAATTGTCCAGCGAAGATTCTTCTTCGGAATTTATTAACGGCGAAGGTTCAAGTGGCGATACACCTGCAGAAGCTGAAAAGTCAGAGGAATTACAAAGGGATTATCCAGTGTTCAGTTATGGCCAAGACGAGattgaaattgtaaaactgaGAACCGATCCTATTGACGCACCTATGGAATCAAAAATTGTCCCGAACTTGGCGACTAATGAAGTGAAAATCGAGGAGGCGAAGAACGTTCCCCCGACACTGACGACAaagcgaaaggaaaatttgATGATTGTGAATGCCGGAGAGGAGGAATTTACCGAGAAAATCGGTGATAAGATTGGACAAAGAGGAACAGACCGTTCAaacaatgacgatgatgacaaTAACAGCGTTCAACACGAAGATAAATCAAACCAAGGGTCAAAGTCATCTAACAACCCCCGCAATGGTCCCACGTTGCATGAAACGCATGAAACTTCGCAATCGATTAACGCAAACTCTATCACGTCTAACACAAACATAATTTCCGAACATCCGCTATCTGAGCAAGTGCACATCGTAGAAGTGCCTAGGGCTACGGAATTTCAACAGCAATCACGACGGGTAGTCGTCAATGTGACGATTGGTACGGAGGAATTCGCGGGCCCCTCAGAGTTTAAGAAAGCTTCTCGCCCACTGTACATGTTGTCTGTGTCCGTGCCAACCAATGGTGAAATTAACAGTTTTCCTGGAATTAACATCAGCCCCATACAATTACCCGCACAACCCGCAATGTCGAGCATGATGAGCAATCCAAGTGTCGTACTTGAACAAACAACAACCACACGAATACCACCCCCGCCGCAACCCCCGACAACACCTCCTCCGAGTTGGGGTGGTGAATGCGAATGCTCATGTCCCTGCATGGATTCTTATGAAAAGGATAACTTTTCAGAGGGATTGACTGCTTCGGAAGAGGCTTTGCTTCGTGACTTTGAGAATGAGAGCTTCAATTCTTCGTACGAAGAGACAGACTTGTTTAACAGTTCTGAAGATTATTCagaaacgaataataatttcactgAAATACATAATTTAGAAGATTTGTTAGAGATCGAAGAGTCGACGACAGAATCTTGGTTAAATAGTACGGATTTTACTGACACGGAGTCGACCACCGACTTCTCAGAGACGACAACCGAAGGTTATTGGTGTTCTGGGACAACGCCACTTCCCCCAGAGCCCACTATCCTGATTCTTGAAG GTGCCCGAACATTCCCCGCTCGATCATTCCCACCAGACGGCACAACGTTTGCTCAAGTGGCGCTCGGCCAGCGATTGAGCAAAGAAATTCCTCCATACAGTTACTGGAACATGCAATTTTATCAGTCGGAAGCAGCCTACGTCCGTTTCGATTACAACATCCCCAGAGGAGCGAGTATCGGAGTTTACGCAAGGCGAAATGCTCTGCCAACCCACACACAATACGATCTATTGGAAGTCCTCAGCGGCTTCAAGGCTCGAACTTCTCGGGCATCCCAT CAACCGTCAATAAAGAAGGAAGTAACGCACTACATGGAACCTGGCCACTGGTTCTTGTCTCTTTacaacgacgacggcgacCCACAAGAAGTTGCTTTCATAGCTGTGGTTGCGGAAGACATGACGCACAATTGTCCGAACGGATGCAGTGGCAAGGGAGAATGTCTGCTGGGTCATTGCCAATGTAACCCTGGTTTCGGGGGTGAAGATTGCAGCGACAGTGTATGCCCGGTGCTTTGCAGTCAGCGTGGAGAATACATAAACGGAGAGTGTCAATGCAATCCTGGTTGGAAAGGGAAAGAGTGTTCTCTTCGTCATGACGAGTGCGAAGTTCCAGACTGCAATGGTCACGGTCACTGTACCAACGGGAAATGTAACTGCGTTCGTGGTTACAAGGGAAAGTTTTGTGAGGAAATCGACTGTCCGCATCCAACTTGTTCGGGTCATGGCTTCTGTGCCGAAGGTACATGCATCTGCAAGAAGGGATGGAAAGGCGCGGATTGCAGCCAGATGGATAAAGAAGCATTGCAGTGTCTCCCAGATTGCAGTGGACACGGAAACTTTGATCTGGAAACGCAGACTTGCTTGTGTGAACCCATGTGGTCCGGTGACGACTGTTCAAAAG aactGTGTGATCTCGACTGCGGACCCCACGGACATTGCGTGGACAACGCGTGCGATTGCGTGCCCGGATGGTCCGGCGAACTGTGCAACATGAAGCAATGTGATCCACGGTGCAACGAACATGGGCAATGCAAAAATGGAACCTGCCTCTGCGTAACCGGATGGAATGGAAAGCACTGCACTATGGAAGGATGTCCAAACTCCTGCTCGGGACATGGACAGTGCAGGGTGAACGGGGACGCGCAATGGGAATGCCGATGCTACGATGGATGGGATGGAACTGATTGCAGCGTCCTTTTGGAGCAAAATTGCAGCGACAGCCGAGATAATGACAAGG ATGGTCTCGTCGATTGCGAGGATCCTGAGTGCTGCGCGAATCATCACTGTCGAGATAGTCAACTCTGCGTTTCAGCCCCGAAACCAATCGACATTCTACTTCGGAAACAGCCGCCAGCAATCACTGCGTCATTCTTCGAAAGAATGAAGTTCTTGATCGATGAAGGCAGTTTACAAAACTACGCTCGCCAGGAGACATTCAACGAAAG TGTGTTCTGGAATCACTTCAACACAAG CCGATCTGCTGTGGTACGTGGCCGAGTCGTTACCGCCCTTGGTACCGGACTCATGGGCGTCAGAGTGAGCACCAGCACTCCGCTCGAGGGTTTCACCCTAACGCGAGACGATGGATGGTTCGATTTACTCGTTAACGGAGGAGGTGCCGTCACCCTTCAGTTTGGAAGATCTCCTTTCAAACCGCAAAGCCATATCGTGTTCGTTCCGTGGAATGAG GTGATCATAATCGATAAAATCGTTATGAGTACGACAGATGAAAAACAGATTTCTCACATCCCCCACGCTTGTGCGGCACACGATTACGATCTTATGAAACCAGTCGTTCTCGCTACCTGGAAACACGGATTCCAAGGAGCCTGCCCGGATAAGAGCGCCATTCTCGCTGAGTCCCAAGTCATACAAGAGAGTCTTCAAATACCCGGTACCGGTCTGAATCTCGTGTATCACAGCTCACGAGCTGCCGGCTACTTGTCAACCATCCAACTGCAATTGACCCCCGAAACAATTCCACCGTCCCTCAATTTGATTCACTTGCGAATCACTATTGAAGGTATTTTGTTCGAGAAGACATTCGAAGCCGACCCAATTATAAAATTCACTTACGCTTGGAATCGACTGAACGTTTATCGGCAACGCGTTTACGGAGTAACTACGGCTATGGTCAAGGTGGGATACGAATATATCGATTGCAAGGACATTATTTGGGATGTGCAAACCACCAAGCTAAGCGGACACGATATGTCGATATCGGAAGTGGGAGGATGGAATCTAGACATTCATCATAGATACAATTTCCACGAAGGAATATTACAGAAGGGAGACGGTTCCAATATCTATCTGAAACACAAGCCAAGAGTAATTTTAACATCAATGGGAGACGGGCATCAGAGACCGTTGGACTGCTTCGACTGCGACGGTCAAGCCTCGAAGCAAAGGCTGCTCGCCCCCGTAGCACTTGCCGCTGCACCCGATGGCTCAATTTTCGTCGGTGACTTCAATctcgtgagaaaaattttggtgGACGGAACTGTGAAGACCGTCGTTCGGCTCAA CGCGACGAGAGTTTCTTACCGATACCACATAGCATTGAGTCCACTGGACGGTGTCCTCTACATATCTGATCCAGAGTCACACCAGATAATCCGGGTTCGCGACACGAACGATTACTCCGACCCAGAACACAATTGGGAGACCGTGGTCGGTTCCGGTGAACGTTGTCTTCCAGGGGATGAAGCTCATTGCGGTGACGGAGCTTTGGCGCGTGATGCGAAACTCGCTTACCCCAAAGGTGTAGCCGTATCGGCAGACAACGTCCTTTACTTTGCTGACGGTACGAACATAAGGATGGTGGATCGCGATGGAATAATTACAACCGTTATCGGAAACCACATGCACAAATCACATTGGAAGCCGATCCCCTGCGAAGGAACTTTGAATGTTGAGGAGGTCCATCTCAGGTGGCCTACCGAGCTGGCTATTAATCCGTTGGATAATTCGTTGCACATGATCGACGATCACATGGTTTTACAATTAGCACCCGATGGACGTGTCAAGGTCGTGGCCGGACGTCCGCTACACTGCGCTTCACCCTCGACAACTTTCGATACCGAATTAGCGACACACGCGACTTTGGTAATGCCGCAGAGCATCGGGTTCGGACCCGCTGGGGATTTATACATTGCGGAAAGTGACTCCCAGCGTATAAATCGCGTAAGGGTCATTGGGAcggacggaaaaatttcaccatatGCCGGTGCTGAGTCAAAATGTAATTGTTTGGAACGAGGATGCGACTGCTTCGAAGCTGATCATTACCTGGCGTCTAGTTCGAAATTCAACACCATTTCGGCTGTAGCGGTTTCTCCGGACGGCATCGTACATATCGGTGATCAAGCAAACTATAGAATTCGATCTGTTATGGCGAGCATACCGGATGCCAGTGGGGCAAGGGAGTACGAGATATATTCCCCCGATACCCAGGAGATCTATGTTTTCAATAGATTCGGCCAACATATCGCAACGAAAAACATTCTCACCGGTGAAACAAATTATCTATTTGCTTATAACGTTAACACGAGCAACGGAAAGCTAAGTACCGTAACCGATGCTGCCGGAAACAAGGTATTCTTGCTAAGGGATTATTCCAGCCAAGTAAATTCGATTGAGAATACCAAAGGACAGAAATGCAGGTTGAGAATGTCGAGGATGAAGATGCTCCACGAATTAAGCACTCCGGATAATTATAACGTCACTTTCGATTACCACGGACCCACCGGACTATTGAAAACCAAACTTGACAGCACCGGCAGGAGCTACGTTTACAATTACGACGAATTCGGAAGACTTACTTCCGCCGTCACCCCGACTGGTAAAGTTATCAGTCTAACATTCGACCTCAGCGTGAAAGGTGCCACCGTCAAGATCGGACAGAATAACAGAAAGCCTGTTTCCATGCTTATCAAGGGCTCCTCGGTTGTAACTAAGGTCGGAGAAGCGGAACAAAGAACGATTGTTCTCGGCGATGGTAGCGTGGGTCGAGTAACTCCCTGGTTGCACACCGTAAGTACGGACACAGTCCCCTATTCCATTTTGGCGGAGATCGAACCACTGCTCGGAGAGAGCTATCCGGTACCAGCGAAACAACGAACGGAAATCGCTGGTGATCTAGCGAACAGATTCGAATGGAGATATTTCCTGAGAAGAGTACAGGGAAATAAAAACCGTGGAAATGCCAAGGCAGTGGCGCAAGTTGGCAGAAAACTTCGCATCAATGGTGAAAATCTTCTTTCACTCGAGTACGACAGAGAGTCCAATACGGTCGCTGTATTTATGGACGACCGCGTCGAGCTTTTGAATGTCACTTACGACAGAACAGCCAGGCCAGTCAAGTGGGGACCGAGAAATGGAATCTTTGCCGGTGTCGATTTGGAATACGACAGATTCAGTAGATTGACCAGTTGGACATGGGGCGATATCAGCGAAACGTACGGCTTCGATAGGGCAGGCAGACtttacgaaataaaatacagcGATGGAACGGCGATGATATACGCTTTCAAAGACATGTTCAGCAGTCTGCCTCTAAAAGTCACGACTCCTCGTGGCAGCGATTATCTATTACAGTACGATGAGGCTGGTGCTCTTCAATCTCTGACCACTCCTAGGGGTCATATTCACGCCTTTTCTCTGCAAACTTCCCTTGGCTTCTACAAGTATCAGTATTACTCACCAATGAACAGACATCCGTACGAAATTCTCTACAATGACGACGGTCAGATATTGGCCAAAGTTTACCCGCACCAGAGCGGAAAAGTCGCGTACGTCTACGACCACACCGGAAAACTAGAAACTACATTAGCAG GTTTGTCATCAATTCACTACACATATCAAGAAGCGACGAGTCTGGTGCGAAGTATCGACGTAAACGAGCCAAACTTTGAAATGCGTCTGGAATACAAATACCACGCTGGAATCGTGAAGGATGAGAAGATTAAGTTCGGCAGTAAGAGCGGAATGGACAACGCGCATTATCGCTACCAGTACGATGGTAATGCGCGCATATCCGGACTCGAGGTAGACATCAATGGAAAGGAACTACCCCAATTGCGCATCAAGTACAACCAGAACCTTGGACTTCTTGAGGGTGTTAGCGACCTGAGAATTTACAGAAATACGTTCAACAGATCCGTCATGCAGGATACAAGCAAGCAGTTCTTCACCATAACAGACTACGACGATCACGGTAGGATAAAAACTGTCCTGATGAATATAAGATCTCTTGATGTGTTCAGGATGGAACTTGAATACGACAATAGAAATCGCATAAAAATGAGGAAGTTCAACATCGGTAGAGAATCAATGATGGACAAAATCACGTATAACGCCGATGGTCACGTTCTCGAAGTCGCTGACACCGACAACAACTGGCAATACAGTTACGATGAGAACGGTAACATCATCGGAGTGACGGAACAGAACGAGAAAATCACGTTGGGCTATGACAGCGGGGATCGTGTTGTTCAATACGGAGACGTTGAGTTTAATTCCTACGACGGTAGGGGTTTCGTGGTCAGAAGAGGTGAACACAAATACAGATATAACTCGAGAGGACAGCTGATCCACGCCTTCGAACACGATAAATTCCAAATTTGGTACTTCTATGACGACCGCGGCAGACTTGTGGCGTGGAACGACGATCGTGGAAATATAACGCAGTACTTCTACGCGAATCCAAGAACACCAGATCTGATTACACACGTGCATTTCCCGAAGTCCTCGAAGACTTTCAGGTTCCTATACGACGCGAGAGACTTTTTGATCACGGTTGAGACCTCTGAACAAAGATTCTACGTCGCGTCCGATCAGAATGGTTCTCCCTTGGCACTGTTCGACACTAACGGCAACTTGATAAAGGAAATGGGTAGAACACCGTTCGGTAAAATCATAAAAGACACGAATCCAGATTTCTACCTTCCGATTGACTTCCACGGTGGATTATTGGATCCTAACACAAGACTCGTGTACTTGAAAAAACGCCTTTACGATCCAGCGGTTGGACAATGGATGACACCAGCTTGGGAGCAAATGGCGAACAAACTTACAACTCCGACTGATATATTCATCTACCGATTCCGCAACAACGACCCAATAAACAACAAACAGAACGTCGAATACATGACGGATCTTCCAAGTTGGCTCATGCTCTACGGCTACGACGTCTCGGCCATGCTCGGTTCGGAATACACCAAGGAAATGGTTTACCAGCCAAGTGCCACCATCACGTCTCCTCAATTGACACCAGAATTCGGTGTGATGTCCGGGTTGCAATGTATCGTCAACAGGGTCCACGAGAAATTCTCCGACCTCGGTTTCGTCCCGAAACCGCTTCTAAAGCTGGAACCAAAGACTCGAAATCTTCTTCCTAGAGTCGCACACAGAAGAGCGGTATTCGGAGAAGGTGTACTGGTATCAAGGGTCGGAGGTCGCGCCTTAGTAAGCGTAGTTGATGGGGTGAACAGCGTTGTTCAAGATGTGGTAACTTCGGTCTTCAACAGTTCGTTCTTTTTGCCATTGCACTTCAGTGTTCACGATCAAGATGTATTCTACTTCGTGAAAGACAATGCCCTGAAGATTAGGGATGATATGGAGGAACTCCGTCGTCTGGGGGGTATGTTTAATGTTTCCACTCACGAAACAACGGAACATGGGGCTGGAACCTGGAAAGAATTAAGGTTGCACAATCCAGACGCAGCCGTTGTAATAAAATACGGTGCAGATCCCGAGCAAGAGAGGCATAGGATATTAAAACACGCTCACAAAAGAGCGGTGGAAAGAGCttgggaaattgaaaaacaattagTAGCCGCCGGTTTCCAAGGTCGCGGTGACTGGACggaagaagagaaggaggaaTTGATAAATCACGGTGACGTTGATGGTTACGAGGGTGTGGATATTCACagtgtacataggtatccgCAGCTCGCTGACGATCCAGGAAATGTCGCATTTACAAGAGacacaaaaaggaaaagacgAAAGAGTGGTAACAGACGCAACAGAATTCACAGGCATGACTCGTga